TCCTGTAGGTGCAAATAAGTTATCTAGTTCGGGTAATTCGGGTAAATCAGCTTTAAAAACTTGATGACCTAGTAAATCGGCTAAAAGAGGATTAATACCTTGACCCCGTTTATGTCCTGGAGCGTAGAAAGCAGCATCAGGCTGAGTACTGAGAATGCCCAACTGTTCTATAATGGGTGTTTTGAGTTGATTTTTTATTACCATAAATCTTATTATTATGCTTAGAGCTGGAATTGTTGGACTCCCTAACGTTGGTAAATCTACACTATTTAACGCCTTAGTAGCTAATGCTAAAGCAGAGGCGGCTAATTTTCCTTTTTGTACAATCGAACCTAATGTAGGGGTAGTGTCTGTACCTGATGAACGTCTAGAGGTTTTAGCCAAGATTTCTGCTTCTGAGAAAATAGTGCCAACCCGTATGGAATTTGTGGATATCGCGGGTTTAGTCAAAGGTGCGAGTAAAGGGGAAGGATTGGGTAACCAATTTTTAGCCAATATCAGGGAAGTAGATGCGATCGTTCACGTTGTGCGTTGTTTTGACGATGATGATATTATCCACGTTTCTGGTTCAGTAGATCCAGTGCGAGATATTGAAGTAATTAACCTAGAATTAGCTTTAGCCGATTATACTCAAGTAGAAAAACGCCTGGAAAGGGCGCGTAAACAAGCGAGAACGAGTAAAGAAGTGCAAGCAGAAGTTGCAGTCTTAGAAGAGATTAAAATAGCCTTAGATGAGGGTAAATCGGTACGTAATCTTAACTTAGGGGAAACAGAAATAGAATTAATCAAACCCCTAGGATTACTAACACAAAAACCGATTATTTATGCTGCTAACGTCTCAGAAGAAGACTTAGCTACAGGTAATCAATGGGTAGAATCTGTACGTCAAGTAGCAAGTCAAGAAAACGCTGAAGTAGTGATAGTTTCTGCTCAAGTAGAATCAGAATTAGTAGAGTTATCAGCAGAGGAGAGAAAAGATTTTCTAGAGTCTCTTAACGTGACTGAAGGGGGATTAAAATCTTTAATTAAAGCTACTTATAAACTATTAGGTTTACGTACTTATTTAACCACAGGACCAACAGAAACCCGAGCTTGGACTATTATAGAGGGTATGAAAGCACCAGCTGCAGCAGGAGTGATTCACACAGACTTTGAACGGGGTTTTATTCGCGCTGAAACCGTTGCTTTTGAAGATTTAGTTAATTCAGGGAGTATGAATGCAGCTAAAGAAAAAGGTTTAGTGCGTAGTGAAGGCAAAGAGTATGTAGTCAAAGAAGGTGACGTCATGTTATTTAGATTTAATGTATAGTAAATTTAAACTGAATTCTAAAGAGTCAATTCTATGAATAGCATCATTTCCCTAGTGATCTTCTGGTTAGTGACAGCAGTTGCTTTGTATCTTGTTTCCCTCTTACCTTTTGGTGTAGAAATCGATAGTTTCCCTAAAGCTTTAATCTCTGCTATCGTGTTTGGTTTAGTGAATGGGATTATCGGGATCATCGCTTTTCCCTTTAACTTTATTACCTTTGGGTTATTTAGTTGGTTCTTTAATATTATCGCTTTTGGTATAGCTGCTTGGTTAGTACGAGGGTTTAGATTAAGAATGGGGATACTCAGTGCGATTTTAGGTGCTTTTAGTTTGGCGATCGTTAGTTCACTAATTAACTATGTTATCGACAATTTTATCTTTCCCGTAGTTAGCTAAGCTCAGTTTAAGGGCGCAATATTTGCGCCTCTAATTCTCTACAAAACATATACAACTTGCTTTAATTTTATTTTGTGCATTTTTAGCCTTTATAATCAAAATCAAATTAAAGGACGTTCCACTGGTTTTAACTGGTTAGATACTAGAACTTCTCGTCAATCCACAGTACATTACTCTTATGCTAAGGTCATCTTTAATTTCTGGGTTAATTAGTTTATCTAGTTTCGAGGTGGACATAGTGCAAAATTCTCGCTTATCTGCTAAGATTAGACCTCGAGGATTTAAGAGAATAATGTTAAGCTTTTGTTACCTTCTGATCAGTTAATAGCGGGAGTCGATGAAGTAGGACGAGGTTGTTTATTTGGTCCTGTGGTAGCAGCAGCTATAGCAATTCCTAGTGAGGATATACCAAGTTTGATAGCTTTAGGGGTAAAAGATAGTAAAAAGATTTACCCACCTAAACGTATTCGTTTAGCGACTCAAATCAAAGAAATAGTCAGAGGAGTAGGAATTGGTTACGCTACTGTAGCAGAAATCGAACAGATAAATATTCTACAAGCTTCTTTAGTAGCTATGGGTCGAGCTGTGTTAAAGTTACCTGTACAACCTCAATTATGCTTAGTTGATGGTAGGTACACAATTCCTAATCTTAATCTACCCCAAGAAACTATGATTAGAGGTGATCAACTCTCACCAGTTATCGCAGCAGCTAGCATTATCGCTAAGGTATGGCGAGATGATTTGATAATCCGTTGGTCACAACATTATCCCATGTATGATTTAGCTAATAATAAGGGTTATGGTACTATTAAACATCGTTTAGCTTTACAAGAGTATGGAGTTTCTCCTCAACATCGTCTTTCTTTTTTAAGTAAGTTTTTATACTAATAAATATATATTTTTCATTGCCTTGTAATCTCATCAATTTAGACTTGGATTCTTCGATATGTTCTTGTGTTAACATTTAACTAAGTTCCTTTAATAATATAATATAATTATTTCGTGTTAATTAACCATTTTTCCAAATCTAATAAGTTTTGAAAATCAAGTAAAGCTTCTCCCAAGTTTTCTAATTCTTCTACCGATAAATTACTAATTCTCTCAGTTATATCTTGAGGAATTATACCGACTCTTTTTTCCTTCTTGTTTCCCTCTTGCTTCGGCTTCAGCTTGTATTTCTTGATAAATTACTGATTCTTTCATGATTTCTTGCTTCAATACTCTATTTATTAAGATTTTATCTAAAACTAATCCTGCCAGTATTGCCGTACTAGCTGTAATATTACTTTATTCTGCTTGGTCTGTTTGAGATAGTACGGCAAATGGTAACAAGCCAGATGATTCCCAGAACTGTTCTGAGGGGACTTCCCAGAGACGAACTACATCAAATTAGTCATTAGCCCGTAGGGTGCGTTCCTAGAAACTCTTGTGAATTGTAGATGACAACCTATTAGCGAACGCACCATCTTGATGATTAATTAGGTGGGTTACGCTGTCGCTAACCCCCCCCCCTACGATTTCGACTAATTGCGATTCCTTTATGCTAATTTTAGGGTAACTCACAATAAATTAATTAAGCTAATAAGTTTTCTGAAGACTCCCGAAGGGTTATTAATTCTTGTTGGTTACTTTCTGCCCAAATGAGATAATCTTGGACTAGATGAGATAATATTCTTTGTTTGATACGTAATAAAACGCTTTTAAGTAGTCCATTACCCGTTATCTCTAACAAGGGTTTAGGAGTTAACCATAGGGGTGGAGGTAGTGCAACTTTTACCTCTAGATTAGCTTTCCCTCTTAAATAGGTTTGACCATTTTGTTCTATGGGGGATAGTTTTCCGCTAACATACAGAGAAAAGCGACTATTGATATATTCAATTCCCCTAATCTCGCAATCTTCTGACTTGAGGTAAACATTACCTTTGGTATCTGGGGTAACCCTTAACAACACTGTAGGTTGGAAATGGTAGATATCTAGGAAATTGAGAGGACGCATTTTCAGACGGAATCTTTCTTCTGAGAGTTGTTCCATCAGATTGGGGTTGGCGATCGCTTTTACGAGTCTTTGGGGTTGACGGAGGTAGTGTTGAATTGGTATCTCTTGTTGTTGTACCTTGATTTCTACGGTTTCTGTAGCCCTAAATTCAATCTCCATGTTCTTAATATTTTTTTAACTTCTATCTTAATATTACTTTACATTTATTCAAAGTGTAAAGACTTGACTATCAAGATTAGACTGTTTTGACAATCAACTTAAAACTTGCTGACAAAAATTTACAATGACTAAGACGATCGCTTATCTAGGACCACAAGGAACATACACAGAAACTGCTACCATAGGATATCAAACCTGGTTAGAACAACAAACAACCGAAGATTATCAATTAGTCCCCTATGCTAATATCTTAAAAACTTTACAAGCGGTAGTGGATAGAGAAGCTAAACTAGCAGTAGTTCCCGTCGAAAACTCTATTCAAGGAAGTGTAGCGATTACCCTAGATTTGTTATGGGAATTAGAAGGTTTACAAATTCAACAAGCCTTAATTTTACCAATTAGCCATACCTTAGTTTCCCATAATCCCGACTTAGATAAACTAAAAACGGTTTACTCTCACCCTCAAGCTTTAGGACAATGTCAAAGATGGTTAGACAAACATCTACCCCAAGTAGAACTAATCCCCACCAATTCTACCACAGAAGCATTAGGTCATTTACGGAAAGAAACTACAGCAGGAGCGATCGCTTCTCAACGAGCTGCGAGGTTATACAATATACCTATACTAGGGATGAATATTAATGACTATCCTGATAACTGTACACGTTTTTGGGTGGTAGGGTTAGAAAAGCAACAGTCCAGGGGAAGTCATATTTCTTTAGCCTTTAGTGTACCAGCTAATATACCTGGTAGTTTAGTTAATCCTCTCTCTAGTTTAGCTAGTCGTAAGATTAACATGAGTCGGATTGAATCTCGTCCTACTAAAAGAACTTTGGGTGAATATTTATTTCATATTGACTTAGAGGGTTGTTTGACTGATAGTAATGTCCAATCAGCCTTAGATGAGTTGCAAGAGAATACAGGTGTTTTAAAAATCTTCGGCAATTATAGTGTTTTGTCGCTGAATTAATGCAAACACCAGAAAGCAACGGTTAAAAATAAACAACTCAAATGCTGGGGTAATAACAGAGTTAAGGGTTGTTTAGCTATTTTTTGCGTTAAAACGATAGTGAGGATAAACCCTAGTAGCAGAGTTACTCCTTGTAAAAAAGCAATTACCGCAGGATGAGCCACTAAGATAGGTAAACCCGTTATATTCACACCAAAAGTAGTCATCGTAATGGGGAGAATTTGTCCTGCTTCGGTTAAACCCAGAGGTAAATAGTAGGCTAAATTAGCAGCTAAAACTAAGGGAAGATAACCATAGGCTAACTCCACAAAACTACGAGGTTTAAGCTTAATAATAGAGTTACTGATTAGACGGATATTGAGATAACCAACCACAGGTATTAACAGGGGAAGAGTTAACGCGGCGATCGCCAAGCAACCATGTATAGTAAAATCATCTAAAGACAGGTTTAAGTTTAACCAAGCCAATAACTTAGGTAACTGGTGTAAAAATACGCCATTGAGTAAGAGAAATAATAAAGCTACCTCATAAACTCTTGGGGTATGAGTTGTCCATAACTCTATTCCAGGAGGACGTAAATTCAATTCTACCGAACGATGGGGACAAGCCTTTAAACAAGTCATACAGAGTACACAATCGCGGTTATCCTCTAATTGTGCAGGATGAGAATAGAGAGGACATCCGAGAGTAGCTAAACCTTCTCCTTTTTGTGGACCACCCTTATAACATTGATAGGTGGTGCATTCCGCTGAGCATATTCCTTGTTGCGCACGTAATTCTGTTATGGCTAATTTAGCAAATAAACCATTCATACCGCCAATGGGACAAAGATAACGACACCAGAAACGACGTTCAAAAATAGCTGAGAAAATCATCGCACCTGCGGTGATTAACAACAGTAAACAAGCAGACAAATAAGCGGTATTAGGTAAATCCCATAACTCTTCCCAAAGATAAATCAGGGTAAACAAACCAAAGAGAAACCAACCACCGTATTTTTCAGCCTTTTGTTTGGGCCAAGTTTTGAGTTGACGAGGAAACAACCACAGAGAAAGTTTTTGGGTTACTTCTCCATAAATCATAAAAGGACAAACCGCACACCACAGACGACCGACAAAAGGAAATCCCACTAAAATCAAGGGCCACCACCAAGCCCAAAATAAGTTTAAAGCAAAATTACTGTCTCTAGTTTGTGGACCTATAAATAAAATAACCACAATAAAAGCAAAAACTCCTAGGGTAAAACCATAGTTAATGCGAGTGGGCCACCAATCACTACGTAAAAAATGGCGTAATTGGGGATAAGCGTTTAACAGATTCCAACGAAATTGCTTTTTCTTGCTTTGAGAGGGCCAGATAATCTCTTCGGTGAGTAAATTACCTTGTCCTAACTGTACCATTGCTCTATCTACCAGGTTATGTAATTCTCGTATATTATTAGGAAAATCATAACCTTGTAACCGTCGTAAAGCCTCTGGAGTAATCTCGGGTTGCTCTCTACCTTTAGCTCGGGAAATTAAAGTACTGTAGTAATTAACCGTATCTTCTAAATCAGCTTTTCTAACCCTTAAGGGGGGAACTTTGATGGTTTTAGCTACTAAAGAATCAATAGAGGGGATAGTTTTTTCCGAAATTAAGATAATTCTGGCTTGAGACTTTAGGGGTGTAGGAGATGGTTGCTCACTATTAACCACAGGAGTATATACTCCTTGTTGGATTAGGTTAGCTAGGGGTTGGAGTAATTCGGTGGGTAATTCCTGAATATTGTTAAAGACAATTGTACCTAAACCCGTTGCTTCGATTAAACCTGGTTTACCACCTGCTCTGCCAAATAATTCTGCTCCACTAGCTTGGATAGTGTTACAATTAACCTTGATAATGGTTTCTCGTCGTAAAGGTGAACCAAAGTGGATTAAAGCAGCTATATTGTCTTTTTCTAAACCTGGTTCGCCAAAAATAAGTACAGATTCTCTAGTTTTGGCGACTTCTTTGATTTGTTGACGTAATCTTTGTGCGTAGCGACTTCTCCCGATGATACCTCGTTTAGCTTTAGTAACTAGATAAGGACGTAAAATCAGCGAACGCTCTTGAGTAAAGATTAATTGATTAGATAATTCGTTTATTTCCGTGAGTAATTGTTGAGAAAAGGCTTGATTTATTTGGGGATATTGGGTTACTAACTCTGTAAAACTGTTTTTATCCAACCACCATAACTCACAATCACTAAGAGTAATAATAGTTTGAGAGACTAACTGATTCAGAAGCAGGGCTTCCTGATTAATGACTGTTCCAG
The sequence above is drawn from the Gloeocapsa sp. DLM2.Bin57 genome and encodes:
- the ychF gene encoding redox-regulated ATPase YchF, encoding MLRAGIVGLPNVGKSTLFNALVANAKAEAANFPFCTIEPNVGVVSVPDERLEVLAKISASEKIVPTRMEFVDIAGLVKGASKGEGLGNQFLANIREVDAIVHVVRCFDDDDIIHVSGSVDPVRDIEVINLELALADYTQVEKRLERARKQARTSKEVQAEVAVLEEIKIALDEGKSVRNLNLGETEIELIKPLGLLTQKPIIYAANVSEEDLATGNQWVESVRQVASQENAEVVIVSAQVESELVELSAEERKDFLESLNVTEGGLKSLIKATYKLLGLRTYLTTGPTETRAWTIIEGMKAPAAAGVIHTDFERGFIRAETVAFEDLVNSGSMNAAKEKGLVRSEGKEYVVKEGDVMLFRFNV
- a CDS encoding phage holin family protein, coding for MNSIISLVIFWLVTAVALYLVSLLPFGVEIDSFPKALISAIVFGLVNGIIGIIAFPFNFITFGLFSWFFNIIAFGIAAWLVRGFRLRMGILSAILGAFSLAIVSSLINYVIDNFIFPVVS
- a CDS encoding ribonuclease HII, with protein sequence MLPSDQLIAGVDEVGRGCLFGPVVAAAIAIPSEDIPSLIALGVKDSKKIYPPKRIRLATQIKEIVRGVGIGYATVAEIEQINILQASLVAMGRAVLKLPVQPQLCLVDGRYTIPNLNLPQETMIRGDQLSPVIAAASIIAKVWRDDLIIRWSQHYPMYDLANNKGYGTIKHRLALQEYGVSPQHRLSFLSKFLY
- a CDS encoding DUF1997 domain-containing protein, producing MEIEFRATETVEIKVQQQEIPIQHYLRQPQRLVKAIANPNLMEQLSEERFRLKMRPLNFLDIYHFQPTVLLRVTPDTKGNVYLKSEDCEIRGIEYINSRFSLYVSGKLSPIEQNGQTYLRGKANLEVKVALPPPLWLTPKPLLEITGNGLLKSVLLRIKQRILSHLVQDYLIWAESNQQELITLRESSENLLA
- the pheA gene encoding prephenate dehydratase, with product MTKTIAYLGPQGTYTETATIGYQTWLEQQTTEDYQLVPYANILKTLQAVVDREAKLAVVPVENSIQGSVAITLDLLWELEGLQIQQALILPISHTLVSHNPDLDKLKTVYSHPQALGQCQRWLDKHLPQVELIPTNSTTEALGHLRKETTAGAIASQRAARLYNIPILGMNINDYPDNCTRFWVVGLEKQQSRGSHISLAFSVPANIPGSLVNPLSSLASRKINMSRIESRPTKRTLGEYLFHIDLEGCLTDSNVQSALDELQENTGVLKIFGNYSVLSLN
- a CDS encoding 4Fe-4S binding protein, which translates into the protein MNIPDLVTWLQERTALNILSEEVLRAIAPLLQQKHLRANETLVSANTGADGLYILRSGRAESYYSSLLPGTVINQEALLLNQLVSQTIITLSDCELWWLDKNSFTELVTQYPQINQAFSQQLLTEINELSNQLIFTQERSLILRPYLVTKAKRGIIGRSRYAQRLRQQIKEVAKTRESVLIFGEPGLEKDNIAALIHFGSPLRRETIIKVNCNTIQASGAELFGRAGGKPGLIEATGLGTIVFNNIQELPTELLQPLANLIQQGVYTPVVNSEQPSPTPLKSQARIILISEKTIPSIDSLVAKTIKVPPLRVRKADLEDTVNYYSTLISRAKGREQPEITPEALRRLQGYDFPNNIRELHNLVDRAMVQLGQGNLLTEEIIWPSQSKKKQFRWNLLNAYPQLRHFLRSDWWPTRINYGFTLGVFAFIVVILFIGPQTRDSNFALNLFWAWWWPLILVGFPFVGRLWCAVCPFMIYGEVTQKLSLWLFPRQLKTWPKQKAEKYGGWFLFGLFTLIYLWEELWDLPNTAYLSACLLLLITAGAMIFSAIFERRFWCRYLCPIGGMNGLFAKLAITELRAQQGICSAECTTYQCYKGGPQKGEGLATLGCPLYSHPAQLEDNRDCVLCMTCLKACPHRSVELNLRPPGIELWTTHTPRVYEVALLFLLLNGVFLHQLPKLLAWLNLNLSLDDFTIHGCLAIAALTLPLLIPVVGYLNIRLISNSIIKLKPRSFVELAYGYLPLVLAANLAYYLPLGLTEAGQILPITMTTFGVNITGLPILVAHPAVIAFLQGVTLLLGFILTIVLTQKIAKQPLTLLLPQHLSCLFLTVAFWCLH